One Chlorobaculum limnaeum genomic window carries:
- a CDS encoding FixH family protein, with amino-acid sequence MKPFIIALYALFLFAMASGLTVAFRNAEGLVEPDYYLKQNGWFRAKTEERRIGLQVVRPESILQGENELTFVLTEQGKPLTNAAVKLFIGQVQNSAQDVTFVMRETAPGIYKTTVDVPARGKWLVRIDLSSNNLNTSKSWFYDVN; translated from the coding sequence GTGAAACCATTCATCATCGCACTGTATGCCCTGTTCCTGTTCGCGATGGCCAGCGGCCTGACTGTGGCTTTCCGCAACGCCGAGGGGCTTGTCGAGCCGGACTATTACCTGAAGCAGAACGGCTGGTTCCGCGCGAAAACGGAGGAGCGGCGCATCGGCTTACAGGTCGTAAGACCGGAGTCGATCCTGCAGGGCGAGAACGAGCTGACCTTCGTGCTCACCGAGCAGGGCAAGCCGCTGACAAACGCCGCCGTGAAGCTCTTCATCGGCCAGGTTCAGAACAGCGCCCAGGATGTCACCTTCGTCATGCGCGAAACCGCGCCAGGCATCTACAAGACAACGGTCGATGTACCCGCCAGGGGCAAATGGCTGGTCAGGATCGACCTCTCTTCCAACAACCTGAACACCAGCAAATCATGGTTTTACGACGTCAACTGA
- a CDS encoding heavy metal translocating P-type ATPase: MNLRSNQTIRCDHCMQEVPASAAVTAVIDGETRNFCCHGCLGAYELIHGESLDAFYQQRCDWQPGRPAFAAVDAREFADDVVSDGSQSRIELLLSGIRCASCVWLVEKVLGRLDGIVSARVNFATHRATVEWRSDAVTLDKILKTLSGIGYLPRPVRQGSQVEAFSAEKRDLLLRFGTAGFFSMQLMLIIAALYAGFFQGIETTYRLAFQLISWALATPVVFYSGWPFISNALRSMRNRALTMDVLVALGSLAAYFYSVAMIFTGGEVFFDTSAMIVTFILLGRFLEAGSRLKAGSALAALADLQPREALLVDAEGQTSLTPLERIGEGAVVEVLPGDRMPLDGVVTGGEADVDESMLTGESAPVTKIDGSKVYAGTCAITGRLRVKVSGDARQTLLASIIRTVEEAQARKAPIQGVADRVAGWFVPAIILLAAATFAWWRLSGAPPVTALMNAVSVLVIACPCALGLATPLAILVGTTAVSRKGILVKGGDIFESISKTTTVVLDKTGTITRGAPTLTDTFDYGASGNFMQRCASLESLSRHPAGRAIAEGWHGETVPVEEFRSIPGMGVSGVIAGEAWISGSRALLEKEEIEIDAECLATAAKLEASGKTTVFVACDRKLAGLFGLIDELRDDAGRMIGALRAQGLRLMILTGDNVGVARYIAGKCGITEVRSGLDPIGKADAIRELKRNGETVLMAGDGINDAPALTEADTGVTFGTATGIAIESAGVTIMNDDLELLGTLLAHSRKCFAVIRQNLAWAFGYNLIAVPLAVGGVLHPIVSALLMATSSLVVVSNSLRLRKI; the protein is encoded by the coding sequence TTGAACCTCCGGAGTAATCAGACCATCCGCTGCGACCACTGCATGCAGGAGGTTCCTGCGTCGGCGGCGGTCACGGCGGTGATCGATGGCGAAACACGCAACTTCTGCTGCCACGGCTGCCTCGGCGCGTACGAGCTGATCCACGGCGAGTCTCTCGACGCCTTCTACCAGCAGCGCTGCGACTGGCAGCCGGGCCGCCCGGCCTTCGCCGCCGTGGACGCGCGGGAATTCGCGGACGACGTCGTGTCGGACGGATCGCAGAGCCGCATCGAGCTGCTGCTCTCGGGCATCCGCTGCGCCTCGTGCGTCTGGCTCGTCGAAAAGGTGCTCGGGCGACTCGACGGCATCGTCTCGGCGCGGGTCAACTTCGCCACCCATCGCGCGACCGTCGAGTGGCGAAGCGACGCGGTCACGCTCGACAAAATCCTCAAAACCCTCTCCGGCATCGGCTACCTGCCGAGACCCGTCCGGCAAGGCTCGCAGGTCGAGGCATTCTCCGCCGAAAAGCGCGACCTGCTCCTGCGCTTCGGCACGGCGGGCTTCTTTTCGATGCAGCTCATGCTCATCATCGCCGCGCTCTACGCCGGATTCTTCCAGGGCATCGAAACCACCTACCGCCTCGCCTTCCAGCTCATTTCGTGGGCGCTGGCCACGCCGGTGGTTTTCTACTCCGGCTGGCCCTTCATCTCGAACGCCCTGCGCTCAATGCGCAACCGCGCGCTGACCATGGACGTGCTCGTGGCGCTCGGCTCGCTCGCGGCCTACTTTTACAGCGTGGCGATGATCTTCACTGGCGGCGAGGTCTTCTTCGACACCTCGGCCATGATCGTCACCTTCATTCTCCTGGGACGATTCCTCGAGGCGGGTTCGCGCCTCAAGGCGGGCAGCGCTCTTGCCGCGCTCGCCGACCTCCAACCCCGCGAGGCGCTGCTTGTCGATGCGGAGGGACAGACCTCGCTCACGCCGCTCGAACGGATCGGCGAGGGGGCGGTCGTCGAGGTGCTGCCCGGCGACCGCATGCCGCTCGACGGCGTCGTGACCGGCGGCGAGGCGGATGTCGATGAATCGATGCTCACCGGCGAGTCGGCACCGGTCACGAAAATCGACGGCAGCAAAGTCTACGCGGGCACCTGTGCCATCACCGGACGGCTGCGCGTCAAAGTCTCCGGAGATGCCAGGCAAACGCTCCTGGCAAGCATCATCCGCACGGTCGAGGAGGCGCAAGCGCGGAAAGCGCCGATCCAGGGCGTGGCCGACCGCGTCGCCGGATGGTTCGTGCCCGCCATCATTCTGCTCGCGGCGGCCACCTTCGCCTGGTGGCGGCTGTCGGGAGCGCCGCCGGTCACGGCGCTCATGAACGCCGTCTCGGTGCTCGTCATCGCCTGCCCCTGCGCGTTGGGCCTGGCCACGCCGCTCGCCATCCTCGTCGGCACCACGGCGGTCAGCCGCAAAGGCATCCTCGTCAAGGGGGGCGATATTTTCGAGTCGATCTCAAAAACCACCACCGTCGTGCTCGACAAGACCGGCACCATCACCCGCGGCGCTCCAACGCTCACCGACACCTTCGACTACGGCGCATCCGGCAACTTCATGCAGCGCTGCGCCTCGCTCGAAAGCCTCTCGCGCCACCCGGCAGGCCGAGCGATTGCGGAGGGATGGCATGGCGAAACGGTGCCGGTCGAGGAGTTCCGCTCCATCCCGGGCATGGGCGTTTCGGGCGTGATCGCTGGCGAAGCGTGGATTTCGGGATCACGCGCGTTGCTTGAAAAGGAGGAAATCGAGATTGACGCCGAGTGCCTCGCCACTGCGGCCAAGCTCGAAGCATCGGGCAAGACGACGGTCTTCGTCGCCTGCGACCGCAAGCTCGCGGGCCTCTTCGGCCTCATAGACGAACTGCGCGACGACGCCGGGCGGATGATCGGGGCGCTGCGGGCGCAGGGCTTGCGGCTGATGATCCTCACCGGCGACAATGTGGGCGTGGCGCGCTATATTGCCGGGAAATGCGGCATCACGGAGGTACGCTCCGGACTCGATCCCATCGGAAAAGCTGACGCGATCAGGGAGCTGAAGCGAAACGGCGAAACCGTGCTGATGGCGGGCGACGGCATCAACGACGCCCCGGCGCTCACCGAAGCCGACACCGGCGTCACCTTCGGCACGGCCACGGGCATCGCCATCGAAAGCGCCGGAGTCACCATCATGAACGACGACCTCGAACTGCTCGGCACGCTCCTGGCCCACTCGCGCAAATGCTTCGCCGTCATCCGGCAGAACCTCGCCTGGGCCTTCGGCTACAACCTCATCGCCGTGCCGCTCGCCGTCGGTGGAGTGCTGCACCCGATCGTCTCGGCGCTGCTCATGGCAACCAGCTCGCTCGTGGTGGTGAGCAACTCGCTCAGGCTCCGAAAAATTTGA
- the ccoS gene encoding cbb3-type cytochrome oxidase assembly protein CcoS, with the protein MASTFFLIALGFVIGLGGWALFLWAVRSGQFDDAEAPKYRMLDDDDEVQNKPKKKGMAEK; encoded by the coding sequence ATGGCAAGCACCTTTTTTCTCATAGCCCTCGGCTTCGTCATCGGCCTCGGCGGCTGGGCGCTCTTCCTCTGGGCCGTCCGCAGCGGCCAGTTCGACGACGCCGAAGCCCCGAAATACCGGATGCTCGACGACGATGACGAGGTGCAGAACAAGCCGAAAAAGAAAGGAA